Proteins encoded by one window of Verrucomicrobiota bacterium:
- a CDS encoding nucleoside deaminase, which produces MFSNQQIVDRLLTVMENELVAKTREGVKQGNKIFGGAILLKNDLSLVLAGTNNETANPLYHGEVHTMELLYKMPREERPAPKDCIFFATHEPCTLCLSAITWGGYDNFYYLFSHEDSRDSFNIGHDLKILKEVFLHDPGGYARQNSYWSSYRIPNLIVEFDEEEQTHFNARIESLKTVYSEMSDIYQANKDKSDIPLK; this is translated from the coding sequence CTAAAACCAGGGAAGGAGTAAAGCAGGGAAACAAAATATTTGGTGGGGCCATACTATTGAAAAACGATCTGTCGCTGGTACTAGCCGGAACCAACAACGAAACGGCCAATCCGCTCTACCACGGTGAAGTTCATACCATGGAGCTTCTCTACAAAATGCCACGGGAAGAACGCCCGGCCCCTAAGGACTGTATTTTTTTCGCAACCCACGAGCCTTGTACCTTGTGTCTCTCAGCAATCACTTGGGGCGGGTACGACAATTTTTACTACCTGTTCAGTCACGAGGATTCTCGCGATTCATTTAACATCGGCCATGACCTGAAGATTCTTAAAGAGGTGTTCCTCCACGACCCGGGCGGTTACGCGAGGCAAAACAGTTATTGGAGCTCCTACCGCATCCCCAACCTCATCGTAGAGTTTGACGAAGAAGAACAAACCCATTTCAATGCACGAATTGAAAGCCTGAAAACGGTCTACTCTGAAATGTCCGATATTTATCAGGCAAACAAAGATAAATCTGATATCCCGTTAAAGTAA
- a CDS encoding VOC family protein produces MAKALGIGGIFFKAEEPSALTEWYRKWLHFPEGDDDYVPFSPVSVPKGEFTIWSPFSKDSEYFGNPIQNFTINIMVDDLDGALKQVAEGGAEVLPKTESYDYGRFGWFIDPAGNRIEFWQPMWDPSLDIEE; encoded by the coding sequence ATGGCTAAGGCACTCGGCATAGGTGGAATCTTTTTCAAAGCGGAAGAGCCAAGCGCATTGACCGAGTGGTACCGCAAATGGTTGCATTTTCCTGAAGGCGACGATGATTACGTTCCATTTTCCCCTGTTTCCGTTCCTAAGGGAGAATTTACGATTTGGTCCCCGTTTTCCAAGGACAGTGAATACTTTGGAAACCCCATTCAAAACTTCACGATCAACATCATGGTGGACGATCTTGATGGCGCTCTTAAACAGGTTGCCGAAGGAGGTGCCGAAGTGTTGCCCAAAACCGAGAGCTACGACTATGGTCGTTTTGGTTGGTTCATTGATCCGGCAGGAAATCGAATCGAGTTTTGGCAGCCAATGTGGGACCCAAGTCTGGATATAGAGGAATGA